The Treponema sp. OMZ 790 genome includes the window TTCAATGCAAGGCCCATTCCTTTAGGGCTTATTATCGGCATAGGAGTAAACGATACCTTGTCGGTTTTTTTTATCAAAACCGAATTCAATGTTTTATTGTAATTTATTACATATAAGCTTGCTGTAAAATCTGACGCGATACGGTTTACTAACATAACAATGCCTGCCGTAATATAGATAGAATACGCAATAGTTAATTTTTCCCATCTGATATTAAAATTTTCTCTTGTATATGTAGATACATCAAATATGATTTCCAAATTATAAATAAGAGCTGAAAACGCCGTGATGGTTGCTATCATATCAATCCCCATATGTATACCGCCTCCAACCATATCTCCGCAAGCAAAATTCCCGCTGCCGAAGCCGATAAAACCATTCAATAAAAGAGGTATCACCAAATCTTTTTGATGTTTCCTTTGAAGCAACAAAATTTGATCGTTGTTTAATTTTTGAGAATATTCAAAAATCAAATCTTTATTTTTAAAAAGACTTTTATTGATAAGCTGATCGACAGTTAAATAATAAGAAAAACTTTCATCATTTTCTTTGGTT containing:
- a CDS encoding P13 family porin, which codes for MKKLFMFILILIAGISLYSEEKIKETKENDESFSYYLTVDQLINKSLFKNKDLIFEYSQKLNNDQILLLQRKHQKDLVIPLLLNGFIGFGSGNFACGDMVGGGIHMGIDMIATITAFSALIYNLEIIFDVSTYTRENFNIRWEKLTIAYSIYITAGIVMLVNRIASDFTASLYVINYNKTLNSVLIKKTDKVSFTPMPIISPKGMGLALNIRF